A region of Candidatus Omnitrophota bacterium DNA encodes the following proteins:
- a CDS encoding 4Fe-4S binding protein, giving the protein MEKKLPKILSEYCIGCGHCVLACHPGALKLVNKKATLVNPEVCDSEARCVSACPQKAIPHLEMRKY; this is encoded by the coding sequence TACCTAAAATTTTAAGCGAGTACTGTATTGGCTGTGGACATTGTGTTTTAGCCTGCCATCCTGGTGCATTAAAACTGGTAAACAAAAAAGCAACTTTGGTTAATCCTGAGGTTTGTGATAGCGAAGCACGATGCGTATCAGCTTGTCCTCAAAAGGCAATACCGCATTTAGAAATGCGGAAGTATTAA